The sequence TACTAGGGCTGTTTGTTTTGGGATTGCCCATTGCTCTATCGGATGAAGGGTCATTTTTGTTTACACTTCTACTTGCCGACAACTTAAATCTTGGCTTAAGTTGAGATTACCTCATATGTAAGCTTCATTACTCTCTCAATTTTGATGGGTCTGACCCCTCAGTTGATTCGCCAACAGTATCATGAATTCCCAGGCTAATAGCTGAAGTCTACTTCAGTAGACTAGGGATTTGTGAGCATTTTTAGTCATCTTGAGATGACTTAAGCTATGAGACTCAGAATTCATTCTGAGGCGGGACAAGAGTTTCGCGTTAAGTTGACACCAATGGGCATTGCCCACCCTACAAATTTCTTAACGATAGTTAGTGAATTGTAACGCCACAGGAAAGTCTTCTTGTTTCAACCGCTGGATGACAGTTTGCAGATCATCCTTGGCTTTAGCTGTCACCCGCACTGCATCACCTTGAATCGAGGCTTGGACTTTTTTGAATTCGTCTCGAATCAGTTTAGAAATTTGCTTGGCGATTTCTTGGCTAATGCCTTTTTTGAGTTTAATTTCTTGGCGTACGCGGTTCCCGCTGGCTGATTCAACTTTGCCAAAATCAAATATTTTTTGAGAGAGGTTACGTTTTGCGGCTTTTTCCCGCAGAATTGTGTGCACAGATTCTAAGGTAAACTCGCTGTCGGTGCTGATAGTAATGCTTTCTTCGTTTAACTCAACACTAGTTGCAGTATCTTTGAGGTCATAACGACTTTTAACGTCTCGTTCAACTTGATCGACAGCGTTTACCAATTCTTGTCGGTCAAAGTCGCTCACAATGTCAAAAGAAAAGGTAGAAGCCATAAAAAATTTGGGGTTTGTAGATGTGGGAGTTTGGGTAGGAGACAGAAATAGTACTGCCTCTTAGCTATTAGCTTGGATGATACTGAAGACAATGAGAGTACCAGAGCCAAGAGAGCCAATGCCAAACATGAGCGATCGCAATAGGGGTATATTCAATATATAAAAAACTGAGTATAACAACCGAGCGACAATAAAAGCGATCGCTGCTGTTACTGCTACTGGAGAATTTACACCTGTAACATAAGCCATCAAAGCTGCTGCAGCAAACAACATAAACGCTTCAAAGGAATTTTGATGCGCCCAGGTAGCTCGTTGGGCGTATGGTGGTAACTTATCGAATATGGCGCGAGGGGTTGACAAAGCTTCCAACCCAATCTGCACCCGCGCATAAGCTACCAGTAAAAATGGCAGATAAATCAGCGCTGCGGCTGCCGCAATGGCGTATAAAAAAATAATCATTAGTTATTGGTCATTGGTTGTTTGTCATTAGTTATTTGTCATTTGTCAAGCAAACAGATGCGCCAGCGGCTACTTTTTCAAAGCTTTCCAGCAGTACCCGCCAGTCAGGATCAAAGACAAATTACTAATGACTAATCAAAGTAGAAAAGCGTCACCACTTTTCTTTGTTCTTCGGCGTCTCCACAAGTTTGGAGCAGGGTACGGCTGTCATGAAACGCAAAGCAGATGAGTTGTTGACAACGAGAAACAATCTCTTTGTTGCAAATGTAACTTGCTTCCGCCAGAGAGAGACTATCGTTGCTGGGATTTTCTACTAGGTGCATGACATTTTCTAATTGCTGGCGCGATTCTACTGGCTGGCGTTCCAAGCTTTGGGGTAAAATTACCGTCAGCAAGTTAGGATCTGCCCGCATTGCTCCGCGGATAGCCGCTGAGTTAGTTCCTGTAGCGCCAGAGGTGATGATCCGATTGCCTGTTAAGACTAAGGCATAGGTCATCATTTCAATCAGATTCTGATGCGTAATGGGCACGTGGCGAGAACCGAGCAAGGCAATTCTTTTAGAACCTGTTTGCTGGATGGTTGCCAGTTCCTGCGCTAACGTATCAAGGTTAATGAGGTCTGTTGATTGACTCAAAGACGGAGATCATTAGATGAAACGACCAAGATATTTTACCAAACTGAGTGTAGGTGGAAGTTAATTTAGCTCAGACATTGCTATATTTTCTCGGCTTTGTTGAGTTGGTGAGAGCGAGTCGGCTGTACCCTCGCTGGGAGTATAGTTTTTGATGGAAACGCAGAGGAACGCTAAGGAAAGCGCTAAGGGGCGCTGAGATTAGGATAATGCGGCTGCTGGACTTAAGCCTAGTACAGATAGTAGGCGCTCAAAGTCAAAATGCTCACCCATTAGCTGGGAGATGCATTGTACTTTAATCGGTTCGTGGAGGCGCACTTGACCAAAAGTGCGGTCAACAATTTCCACGGTGGTGAGTGTATCTAAATCGACCGATAAAATGGGGATTTCTAGTTCTTCAGCACGGTTGCGAATAAAGGCGGGAGGTGGTAATTGTCCGGTGAGAATGAGGCATTGGGTGGAGGTTTCTAGTGCAGCTTGCTGAATTTCTACGCGATCGCCCCCTGTGACTACGGCCATGTTGTGGCGTTTGCGGAAATATTTCACAGCGGCGTTGACGTTCATTGCGCCGATGGCGAGGCTTTCGACGAGTAAATCTAAGCGATCGCTACAACAGAGGACTTCTGCATTTAACTGCTTGACTAATTCACCAACGCTGACGCTGCGGAGTAGGTCGCTTTTTGGTAAGGTGGCGAATACAGGAATACCTTGCTGTTCTAAAAATGGGCGTAGGAGTGTTTGCGAGGTGGCTATTTGGTCTGTGGGGATGTCATTGAGCACTACACCAATTAAGCGATCGCCTAAGCGCTGTTTTGCCGATAATAGTGCTTCCACTGAAAGCAGCGATTTGTAGCGGGCTACCAACAGCACACCTGCATCCAGTACTTCTGCTGCTTGTAGCAAAGACAAATTAAACAATTTACCTTCTTCTAAGTCACCAGGCCCCTCTAGCAACACCAAGTCCCCACGGGACGCTGGTAAATATTGCTGTGCTAAAGATTGTTGATAATCGGTTTTGTCTTCACCGCGTAGGCGTTTTTGTACACTTACTTGATCTAGAGTTAACATCGTGGGTGTAACACGATTGGCTGGCAGATTGAGGCTGTGAGCAATGAACTGGACATCTTCCTCAATTACGCTACCACCAGACGCATTTAAACACGTACCTAGTGGTTTGCCGTAGGTGATATCCAGTCCTTTTTGCTTTAGCTGATGGGATAAGCCCAGAACTGTTGCAGATTTACCGCTGTAAGTCTGAGTTGATCCTATCAACAAATATTTTGCGGATTTCGGCACACATGCACTCCTAAAATTCAAAAGGAAGTAGAACCCAGCTTGGTGTTTTCTCATTCTAGGTCGAACTTAGCCATTGCTGTTGCTACAAACCCTGACTAGAGAAGCGATCGTGCAATTTTTTCAGGATGATTAATGGATGAAATCGGTGCTTTTTTTAGACAAAAACGGCTGAATATAACCACAATTAGATAAATATTACCATTAAAAGAATTTATTCATCTAAACGCAGCATCTTACGATAAAAAGCTTGAGAAAAATCAATCACACGATAGCGTTTATGGTTTTCCATCAACTCAATTAAAAAAGTCATAAACTCAAAACTCGCCATCATCACTTCATAACTTAAGTCAGCTTCACCATCGAACTGCATTCGACATCTGGTTAAATCTGAAGGTAAAGTGGCTACATTCCAACTGGCGACAAAGGGAATATTTTCACCAGCTTCTATTTTGCGATGTCCTTCCACAACGCCTTTTTGATAAAGACTGATGGCGTGGGGCAATATATTACGCCTGTTTCCTTGAATGTAAGGTAAGTAAACGCTCGCTTGTTGCTGAGTCGCAGGCTGGAGTTGCTCAATAGACATGGTGATAGATTCCTCGTAAATGCTTATCGATAGTTTTCCCGAAAAATATGTCGATATTGATATGGGGATTGGGGTGATGGGGAAGCGGAGTAAAAAGTTACTGCTAAGAAGTGACAGAATGTCGGGTACAATGAGGCTGCATTGGCTTTTGTGGAAGCTAGGAGCAATAACATGGACAATTTCCGTTACAGGGAAGTTTATGTGATTATTGCGATGTTTTTTAACGACTATCTGCTGCTAAATCTCCAATGATGCCACTTGCCCCATTCCCCTTTTAAGTAACCTATGCCAGCGAATTCCTGGCCCGAAAACGATCCTAGTAATGAGCTTGATTCTCTTAGTTCTCTGTTGTCTGACCTCTCAGCAACTGAGGAGTCGGAGATAGACCCGGAAGTTGGGTTTCTCCCATCCCGGTTTCAAGGACGCAGACCCAAGGCGGCGCTGGTTTTGGTGCTGGTCTGGATGGGCACGATCGCTCTACATTTGGTTTCTTGGGGGGCGATGTTCGTGCTGGGCTTAACGGCTATTTTAGGCATTCATGCTCTGAGGTTTTTATCTGCTAAACCCCGCCGTTATCCTCAAGTGATCGAGGGAAGTGTACCTTTTGTGTCGGTGCTGGTCGCAGCGAAAAACGAAGAAGCAGTAATCGGGAGATTAGTCAAGAATCTTTGCAGTTTGTCATATCCAGATGAGCAGTATGAAGTGTGGGTGGTGGATGACAATAGTAGCGATCGCACACCAGAATTACTAGCACAATTAGCTCAGGAAAATCACCAACTCAAGGTTTTGCGGCGTTCAGAGCAAGCTACGGGTGGGAAGTCGGGGGCACTAAATCAGGTGTTACCGCTGACCAAAGGGGAAATCATCGCTGTGTTTGATGCGGATGCTCAGGTGGAACCAGACTTTTTACAACGGGTAGTACCTGTGTTCCAAAAAGAGCAGGTGGGGGCGGTACAGATGCGAAAAGCGATCGCCAACGCTACCGAAAATTTTTGGACTCAGGGACAAATGGCGGAGATGGCTGTTGACACCTATTTACAGCAACAACGCATTGCCATTGGTGGAATTGGTGAACTGCGCGGTAATGGTCAGTTAGTCCGGCGTCAAGCTTTGGCAAGTTGCGGTGGTTGGAATGAGGAAACAATCACTGATGATTTAGATTTAACTATCCGCTTACATCTTGACAAATGGGATATTGAGTGCATGTTCTACCCAGCAGTCCAAGAAGAAGGTGTGACGAAAGCAATTGCTCTTTGGCACCAACGCAACCGCTGGGCAG is a genomic window of Fortiea contorta PCC 7126 containing:
- a CDS encoding YajQ family cyclic di-GMP-binding protein codes for the protein MASTFSFDIVSDFDRQELVNAVDQVERDVKSRYDLKDTATSVELNEESITISTDSEFTLESVHTILREKAAKRNLSQKIFDFGKVESASGNRVRQEIKLKKGISQEIAKQISKLIRDEFKKVQASIQGDAVRVTAKAKDDLQTVIQRLKQEDFPVALQFTNYR
- a CDS encoding MAPEG family protein; amino-acid sequence: MIIFLYAIAAAAALIYLPFLLVAYARVQIGLEALSTPRAIFDKLPPYAQRATWAHQNSFEAFMLFAAAALMAYVTGVNSPVAVTAAIAFIVARLLYSVFYILNIPLLRSLMFGIGSLGSGTLIVFSIIQANS
- a CDS encoding phosphotransacetylase family protein is translated as MPKSAKYLLIGSTQTYSGKSATVLGLSHQLKQKGLDITYGKPLGTCLNASGGSVIEEDVQFIAHSLNLPANRVTPTMLTLDQVSVQKRLRGEDKTDYQQSLAQQYLPASRGDLVLLEGPGDLEEGKLFNLSLLQAAEVLDAGVLLVARYKSLLSVEALLSAKQRLGDRLIGVVLNDIPTDQIATSQTLLRPFLEQQGIPVFATLPKSDLLRSVSVGELVKQLNAEVLCCSDRLDLLVESLAIGAMNVNAAVKYFRKRHNMAVVTGGDRVEIQQAALETSTQCLILTGQLPPPAFIRNRAEELEIPILSVDLDTLTTVEIVDRTFGQVRLHEPIKVQCISQLMGEHFDFERLLSVLGLSPAAALS
- the ebsA gene encoding type IV pilus biogenesis protein EbsA is translated as MSIEQLQPATQQQASVYLPYIQGNRRNILPHAISLYQKGVVEGHRKIEAGENIPFVASWNVATLPSDLTRCRMQFDGEADLSYEVMMASFEFMTFLIELMENHKRYRVIDFSQAFYRKMLRLDE
- a CDS encoding glycosyltransferase, whose protein sequence is MPANSWPENDPSNELDSLSSLLSDLSATEESEIDPEVGFLPSRFQGRRPKAALVLVLVWMGTIALHLVSWGAMFVLGLTAILGIHALRFLSAKPRRYPQVIEGSVPFVSVLVAAKNEEAVIGRLVKNLCSLSYPDEQYEVWVVDDNSSDRTPELLAQLAQENHQLKVLRRSEQATGGKSGALNQVLPLTKGEIIAVFDADAQVEPDFLQRVVPVFQKEQVGAVQMRKAIANATENFWTQGQMAEMAVDTYLQQQRIAIGGIGELRGNGQLVRRQALASCGGWNEETITDDLDLTIRLHLDKWDIECMFYPAVQEEGVTKAIALWHQRNRWAEGGYQRYLDYWDLILKNRMGTQKSWDLLIFLLIMYILPTAAAPDLLMAMIKHRLPILSPITTLSVAISVLGMFAGLKQINQNQQLSISTYFRFLVQTWRGTIYMFHWLIVMSSTTARMSIQPKRLKWVKTVHTGTED